The Pyrenophora tritici-repentis strain M4 chromosome 2, whole genome shotgun sequence genome window below encodes:
- a CDS encoding ProP, Permease major facilitator superfamily has translation MQEEDYEILRNEANASPERYAKWDPNRQFREEYNRRHLHDQTPEERNRNIEAYERGERTQSQISLPQEAVASPIGEKEEEEEVASPLSRHSTSSSTQSSVSSSSTHSARLEEIRTAHSTPARDRRPTVNSQTSTGNYLTLHPTERDPEALRRIETHRSQHAGTVGASRVDSRLSRTLTRRRTEKPLPNLGAGKPFPPPLPDREEYVVEFDGADDPLHAQNWPMKKKLGIGAILAFDALSATMGSSIFSAATMPVSREYHVANVVGTLGTSLFVFGYAFGPLMWAPFSELYGRKPPLIIAAFGFAIFSIAVATAKDLQTIMICRFFAGIFGSSPLAIVAAVFADMFDNKLRGLAVAVFSATVFMGPLLAPFIGGFITQSSLGWRWTEYISSFMGFLAFALLFFFMEETYAPVVLINKASELRRRTKNWGIHAKQEEIEVDFRELIVRNVSRPMRILFTEPIVLLITIYMSFIYGLLYLFLTAYALVFQQVYGWSAGIGGLAYFGMVAGEIIAFVIIVLDNPRYVRKLEANNNIPVPEWRLPISMVGGVLFAAGLFWFGWTGYTGQVHWIVPVLSGLFTGFGIFSIFLSLLNYIVDAYLMFAASAIAANTFMRSIFGGVFPLFATFMFQGMGIEWASTLLGCVAAVLVPMPVAFYLFGKKIRAKSKFAPAPDIAQDKRRDEESRGMEGNGDAGSGDTTERESTHGENGGLQKERSKDQ, from the exons ATGCAGGAAGAAGACTATGAGATCCTGCGCAACGAGGCCAATGCCAGTCCTGAGAGATATGCAAAATGGGACCCCAATAGGCAATTCCGCGAAGAGTACAACCGGCGCCACCTACACGATCAAACTCCTGAAGAGCGAAACCGAAATATCGAGGCCTACGAGCGTGGAGAACGCACCCAGAGCCAGATTTCGTTACCACAAGAAGCAGTCGCATCGCCCATAGGAGAaaaagaggaggaggaggaggttGCGTCTCCTCTATCGCGGCATAGCACTTCGTCCTCAACGCAGAGCTCGGTTAGCTCCTCCTCGACACACAGCGCGCGCCTTGAAGAAATCCGTACAGCGCATTCGACGCCCGCACGCGACCGCCGTCCTACTGTCAACTCGCAAACCTCCACTGGCAACTACCTCACACTACATCCCACCGAACGCGACCCAGAAGCCCTGCGCCGCATCGAGACACACCGAAGCCAGCATGCAGGCACCGTCGGAGCATCTCGAGTAGATTCGCGACTTTCTAGGACACTGACACGACGTCGTACCGAAAAACCTCTGCCGAATCTAGGTGCCGGGAAACCGTTTCCACCCCCGCTGCCGGATAGGGAAGAATATGTTGTTGAGTTTGATGGCGCAGATGATCCGCTGCATGCCCAGAATTGGCCtatgaagaagaagctggGAATTGGAGCAATCCTAGCATTTGATGCCCTCTCAGCTACCATGGGCTCCAGTATCTTCTCCGCCGCTACAATGCCAGTTTCGCGTGAATATCATGTGGCAAACGTTGTTGGTACTCTTGGTACGAGTTTGTTCGTGTTTGGTTATGCTTTTGGGCCTTTG ATGTGGGCGCCCTTCTCCGAGTTGTACGGCCGGAAACCTCCTCTTATTATCGCCGCCTTTGGCTTCGCCATTTTCAGTATCGCAGTCGCCACAGCCAAGGACCTTCAAACCATAATGATCTGCCGGTTCTTCGCGGGTATCTTCGGTTCCTCCCCGCTAGCCATCGTCGCGGCCGTATTCGCAGACATGTTCGACAACAAGCTACGAGGTCTTGCAGTCGCAGTTTTCTCCGCCACCGTCTTCATGGGTCCGTTACTGGCACCATTCATTGGTGGCTTTATTACCCAGAGCTCCCTAGGCTGGCGGTGGACAGAGTATATTAGCAGTTTCATGGGCTTTCTCGCATTCGcccttctcttcttcttcatgGAGGAGACGTATGCACCAGTCGTCTTGATTAACAAAGCGAGCGAACTGCGAAGACGTACTAAGAATTGGGGAATACACGCCAAACAAGAGGAAATTGAAGTCGACTTCAGGGAGCTAATCGTACGAAACGTCAGCAGACCAATGCGCATTCTCTTCACTGAGCCTATTGTTCTTCTAATCACGATTTATATGAGCTTTATTT ATGGTCTACTCTATCTATTTTTGACCGCGTACGCCCTTGTCTTCCAACAAGTATACGGTTGGAGCGCCGGAATTGGTGGGTTGGCCTACTTTGGTATGGTTGCTGGCGAGATCATTGCTTTCGTCATCATTGTGCTCGACAATCCTCGCTATGTACGCAAGCTTGAGGCCAACAACAACATCCCGGTTCCAGAGTGGCGCCTGCCCATCAGCATGGTTGGCGGTGTTCTCTTTGCTG CTGGTCTCTTCTGGTTTGGCTGGACAGGCTATACTGGCCAAGTCCACTGGATTGTACCTGTTCTCTCAGGACTCTTCACGGGCTTTGGTATCTTCTCCATCTTCCTATCGCTTCTCAACTACATCGTCGACGCTTACCTCATGTTTGCTGCCTCAGCCATTGCCGCAAACACTTTCATGCGTTCCATCTTCGGCGGTGTGTTTCCACTCTTCGCTACCTTTATGTTCCAAGGTATGGGCATCGAGTGGGCAAGTACACTGCTTGGGTGCGTAGCTGCCGTGCTCGTGCCGATGCCTGTAGCCTTCTATCTCTTCGGCAAGAAGATTCGTGCCAAGAGTAAGTTTGCACCCGCCCCGGACATTGCGCAAGACAAGAGGAGGGATGAAGAGAGCAGAGGAATGGAAGGAAATGGCGACGCAGGAAGTGGAGACACTACGGAGAGGGAAAGCACCCATGGCGAGAATGGGGGGCTACAAAAGGAGAGAAGTAAGGACCAATGA
- a CDS encoding Tymo-45kd-70kd multi-domain protein: MNSSASNSTQTLNLSMDTNLVSPITDKTETTQTDTIRSTMAVNNLLSPVDDTPEVTAAPVVVSPVVATRAVTPPSTPSTPSKPVKEEASSPLIGSPDTVMSEPNDVKEPVTVKELSEENDDELSAEDVPDHEREFICMNDEHTRCITGQYTKDLSRKVISDHFGRNKSCTRDITDWPLFCRKHYQRATYSKPKWQLRKVQLILRQFDVIEEQHPGTTYDVALKKSEESRLNQYCRQVNSGLNTADAEKNTAPGSGKHFEAPIDVLRELDQWLGRNKSYEDAKKIVDIILQMLEGEDCSQVPAIEFLPKVPGKAKTPIKARTSTASPKTPKTPKTPSHISSKGAVKKTNRKA, from the exons ATGAACAGCTCAGCCTCCAATTCTACTCAAACTCTCAATCTGTCTATGGACACCAACCTCGTCTCTCCCATCACCGACAAGACTGAGACCACTCAGACCGACACTATCCGCTCCACCATGGCCGTGAACAATCTCCTCTCGCCCGTCGACGATACTCCTGAGGTCACCGCTGCGCCTGTTGTGGTCTCGCCCGTGGTTGCGACGCGCGCAGTTACCCCTCCGTCCACCCCGTCCACCCCGTCCAAGCCTGTCAAGGAAGAAGCTTCATCACCGCTCATTGGCTCTCCCGACACGGTCATGTCTGAACCT AACGATGTCAAGGAGCCTGTCACTGTCAAGGAGCTTTCTGAAGAAAATGATGACGAATTATCGGCCGAGGACGTCCCGGACCATGAACGCGAGTTCATCTGTATGAATGACGAACATACCCGGTGCATTACTGGCCAGTATACCAAGGACTTGTCTCGCAAGGTCATCTCGGATCATTTTGGACGCAACAAGTCTTGTACCCGCGACATTACGGACTGGCCCCTATTTTGCCGTAAGCATTATCAACGCGCAACCTACAGTAAGCCAAAGTGGCAGCTGCGTAAGGTCCAGCTCATTCTCCGCCAGTTCGACGTCATCGAGGAGCAACACCCGGGGACCACCTATGATGTTGCCCTCAAGAAGTCGGAGGAGTCTCGTCTCAACCAGTATTGCCGACAGGTCAACTCTGGTTTGAACACCGCAGACGCCGAGAAGAATACGGCCCCCGGCAGCGGAAAGCACTTCGAAGCTCCCATCGATGTCCTCCGTGAGCTCGACCAGTGGCTCGGTCGCAACAAGTCCTACGAGGATGCCAAGAAGATCGTCGATATCATCCTCCAGATGCTTGAAGGCGAGGATTGTTCTCAAGTACCCGCAATTGAATTCTTGCCCAAGGTTCCCGGCAAGGCCAAGACCCCTATCAAGGCTCGGACCTCCACCGCGTCTCCCAAGACTCCCAAGACCCCCAAGACCCCCAGCCACATCTCCTCCAAGGGCGCTGTCAAGAAGACAAACCGCAAGGCTTAA
- a CDS encoding FabG, Dehydrogenase with different specificities (related to short-chain alcohol dehydrogenase), giving the protein MSMSIDECQQPRAGFPKPVPDTPTNVMQQFSMKGKTIVITGAAEGIGGAVADAMAEAGGNVALWYNTNPKAKERAETLAKEHNVQTKTYSVDQTSATAVEAAIKQVVADFGRIDCFVANAGTGDSKPLLDQTLDSYHNLLKVNVDGPVYCAKYAGEVFKKQGFGNLILTSSISAHIVNVPIDQPIYNGTKAFVSHLGKSLAREWREFARVNIVSPGFFDTKMGAGPKVINEGLRMIPLGRQGNVKEIKGLFLYLASDASSYMTGSDCIIDGGYVLP; this is encoded by the coding sequence ATGTCCATGTCAATAGATGAATGTCAACAGCCCCGTGCGGGCTTCCCCAAACCCGTACCGGACACCCCCACAAACGTCATGCAGCAATTCAGCATGAAAGGCAAGACCATTGTTATCACAGGTGCCGCTGAAGGCATTGGCGGTGCTGTTGCCGACGCCATGGCCGAAGCTGGCGGCAACGTAGCCCTCTGGTACAACACCAACCCCAAAGCCAAGGAGCGCGCCGAGACTCTCGCAAAAGAGCACAATGTGCAAACCAAGACCTACAGCGTCGACCAAACTTCCGCCACAGCCGTTGAGGCTGCCATAAAACAAGTAGTCGCAGACTTTGGCCGCATCGATTGCTTCGTCGCAAATGCCGGCACAGGCGATTCCAAACCCCTGCTCGACCAGACGCTGGACTCATACCACAACCTTCTCAAAGTCAACGTCGACGGACCCGTTTACTGTGCCAAATACGCCGGCGAGGTATTCAAGAAGCAGGGCTTTGGCAACTTGATCCTCACGTCCAGTATCTCGGCGCATATCGTCAATGTGCCTATTGACCAGCCCATCTACAACGGTACAAAGGCATTTGTGTCACATTTGGGCAAGTCGCTAGCGCGCGAGTGGAGGGAGTTTGCGAGGGTCAATATTGTGAGCCCAGGTTTCTTCGATACCAAGATGGGGGCTGGGCCAAAGGTCATCAATGAGGGGTTGAGGATGATTCCGTTGGGCAGGCAGGGAAATGTCAAGGAGATCAAGGGATTGTTTTTGTACTTGGCAAGTGATGCAAGTAGTTATATGACAGGAAGTGATTGTATTATTGATGGTGGCTATGTTCTGCCATAA